The Acidobacteriota bacterium nucleotide sequence GTCCCATGCCCAGCTGCGCGCAGTAATCCACGGCCTTCAGGTAGGTATCCAGGCCGTACTCGCGGTGCTTACCGGGGCAGATCTCCTCGAAGCGTTGTTGATCGAAGATCTCGAAGCAGAACGAGACCCGATTGACACCCAGCTCCTTCAGTCGATCGTATCGCGACAGATCGGGATGCGGAGGCGTCTGCACACCGATCAGGACGCCGGTCTCTTCCTTGACCCGACGGATGTACGGCTCGAGGATGTCGAGGAACGTATGGCCATCGTAGTGACCGGTGTTGAAGTCCACGTAGGTCACGCCACTCTCGCGCCAGGCCGCGATGGCCACCTCGACGACCTCCTCCACCTGCTTCTCGTCGCCGTCGTCCTTGCCGAGATTCAACCCGACCGAACAGAACTTGCAGTTGTCCGTATCGAGGTGACCGGGGTACGAGAGCCAGTACTCACAGACACGCGCCGGATAGACCCCCAGGTAGGTTCCCTGCAGCGTACCGATGCGACGCATCAGGCGGCCATTGGTGGTCTTCCACTCGTACCACTCGGGTTGCGGCGAGAGCTCGACGCCGGCGACGAACGCGCCATCCCGATGGATCTCGTACTGGCCGCGGTTCTTCTTCAGTGTGTACGGAGATTTCTCGGTGAAGGACTCGGTGACGGGAACGTTGGTCCAGAGACCATCGGGGAGGATCAGCTCCAGGCCCGACCCCAGGCCGGCGCGGGTACGAAGGATCGGACGCCCGCCGTCGTCTGCGATGAAACACGACTCGTCGATCTGCATGCCCTTGCAATAGAGGTCGAGTTTCAGCAGCCCCGGGTTGCGCGCAGGATCGTCTATCATGGGAACGATCGTACGCCGTTGGGTTTCTCGGGTCCGTAAGAGATTCCCCCTATGTGGGCAAATAGGCCCGTGTTGCAACCTCAGAACGCTGCACGACGTAGGCAGAGGGTGAGGGGGCAGAACATGCGAAGCACGGTCCTGATTGCGAGCGCCGGCGTGATCGTCTGGAGAGTGGTCGCCTGGCTGCTGGTCTTCACGCAGGAGGGCGT carries:
- a CDS encoding radical SAM protein, which translates into the protein MIDDPARNPGLLKLDLYCKGMQIDESCFIADDGGRPILRTRAGLGSGLELILPDGLWTNVPVTESFTEKSPYTLKKNRGQYEIHRDGAFVAGVELSPQPEWYEWKTTNGRLMRRIGTLQGTYLGVYPARVCEYWLSYPGHLDTDNCKFCSVGLNLGKDDGDEKQVEEVVEVAIAAWRESGVTYVDFNTGHYDGHTFLDILEPYIRRVKEETGVLIGVQTPPHPDLSRYDRLKELGVNRVSFCFEIFDQQRFEEICPGKHREYGLDTYLKAVDYCAQLGMGQSLLDQPWVSNGEIIAGLESPESSIKAIDWITDHGAIPTVCVFRPLLGTDLAETAPPSTEDMVPVFRRLYEACMENDLPIGLAPNINVSLVMLPEEGRYLLDNPDQYRGKEFKLAVKKKLFRAKFMTEQNLLLRKRKASQAASTPS